A region from the Arachis ipaensis cultivar K30076 chromosome B01, Araip1.1, whole genome shotgun sequence genome encodes:
- the LOC110270452 gene encoding uncharacterized protein LOC110270452, which produces MEKSSKRKIDEVCTPPENPSSKPLRPGIVESFAQPWHPYCNKGPGFAGSSSSNRAPNNPNLQLCNLDNVVNSTHNTSDVGVNSILIDQQEDNADENLKKSISSRVLAQKSRIKKELYVVILEGKLKVLEDEIADLFQKIDALKDEYPSLLLEQNKLKLQMAISERGNTLQELEVEKNRVEMMKLSELQIEQAMEKQIRLLSNIGTNVQLMYKANINPFDLPHFLCSNSNQVPNGAVATSRTREININLQPENRTQVLMANNRGVRNENQVGMENLTENGQGSTPNYDIVKLEPSDY; this is translated from the exons ATGGAAAAGTCCTCCAAGAGAAAGATTGATGAAGTATGCACGCCTCCTGAAAATCCATCATCAAAACCTTTGAGACCAGGGATAGTTGAATCATTTGCCCAACCATGGCATCCTTATTGCAACAAAGGCCCTGGCTTTGCAGGTTCAAGCAGCAGTAATAGGGCACCGAATAACCCAAATCTCCAACTTTGCAATCTTGATAATGTTGTGAATTCAACTCACAACACAAGTGATGTTGGTGTGAATTCAATTCTTattgatcaacaagaagacaatGCTGATGAGAATCTCAAAAA ATCGATCTCAAGTCGAGTTTTAGCACAGAAATCCAGAATCAAGAAAGAACTCTATGTGGTGATTTTGGAAGGAAAACTAAAAGTTTTAGAG GATGAGATAGctgatctttttcaaaaaattgatgCCCTCAAAGATGAATATCCTTCATTGTTGCTAGAGCAGAATAAACTAAAACTGCAAATGGCTATTAGTGAAAGGGGGAACACACTGCAAGAAT TGGAAGTggagaagaatagagtagaaatGATGAAGTTATCCGAGCTTCAAATAGAACAAGCAATGGAAAAACAAATAAGGTTGCTGAGCAATATTGGCACTAATGTTCAGCTTATGTACAAAGCAAACATAAATCCTTTTGACCTGCCACATTTTCTTTGctcaaactcaaatcaag TTCCAAATGGAGCAGTGGCGACCTCAAGAACAAGGGAAATTAATATAAACCTACAACCAGAGAATCGGACACAAGTTTTGATGGCTAATAACAGAGGAGTAAGAAATGAGAACCAAGTAGGGATGGAAAATTTGACTGAAAATGGACAAGGGTCAACTCCAAATTATGACATTGTGAAGTTAGAGCCAAGTGATTATTGA
- the LOC107644619 gene encoding uncharacterized protein LOC107644619, whose protein sequence is MPFQRAQGRNFTPRGRNFNHGGFIPQHNQGQSNFRSVGLGVCFFCGQPGHLAWNCPENKKYETGRVQQPGKVFTTSVVGAERSKTLIRGNCEVAGKLLSALFDSGVTHSFIAFEKANELGLKMVVLGYDLKVHNATSKAVVTL, encoded by the coding sequence ATGCCTTTTCAGAGGGCTCAAGGAAGGAACTTCACACCGAGGGGTAGAAACTTTAACCATGGAGGTTTTATTCCACAGCATAATCAGGGTCAAAGCAACTTCAGAAGTGTAGGATTGGGAGTGTGTTTCTTTTGTGGACAACCCGGGCACTTGGCCTGGAATTGTCCAGAGAATAAGAAGTATGAGACTGGTAGAGTACAGCAGCCAGGGAAAGTGTTCACCACTTCTGTAGTAGGTGCCGAGAGATCCAAGACCTTGATCAGAGGTAACTGTGAAGTAGCTGGTAAACTTTTAAGTGCTTTATTTGATTCTGGAGTGACACATTCATTCATAGCATTTGAAAAGGCTAATGAGTTAGGATTAAAAATGGTAGTATTGGGTTATGATTTAAAGGTGCATAATGCCACTTCTAAAGCCGTTGTGACATTATGA
- the LOC110268967 gene encoding uncharacterized protein LOC110268967 isoform X2, with translation MFRFRRRRSTVVAGRSSRDGGWAVAKLPRSPLFSLLYAFPLPQLKLAADSTPSTAARARAEDNDGEARGDGEARGDGGDFAQHSGVAVVRRQQQNIYPLPSRVLFNGALSPSSLRWRRREVW, from the exons ATGTTCCGATTTCGACGGCGACGGAGCACAGTGGTGGCGGGACGTTCCTCCCGTGACGGCGGTTGGGCAGTGGCGAAGCTCCCACGAAGCCCCCTGTTCTCTCTCCTATACGCGTTTCCTCTCCCTCAGCTCAAACTGGCGGCGGATTCGACCCCATCGACGGCGGCGAGGGCTCGGGCCGAGGACAACGACGGCGAGGCTCGAGGCGACGGCG AGGCTCGAGGCGACGGCGGTGACTTCGCACAGCACAGTGGCGTGGCGGTGGTGCGACGTCAACAACAGAACATATATCCTCTCCCTTCTCGCGTTCTTTTCAATGgcgctctctctccctcttccctTCGATGGCGACGACGAGAAGTATGGTAG
- the LOC110268967 gene encoding uncharacterized protein LOC110268967 isoform X1, translated as MFRFRRRRSTVVAGRSSRDGGWAVAKLPRSPLFSLLYAFPLPQLKLAADSTPSTAARARAEDNDGEARGDGEARGDGGDFAQHSGVAVVRRQQQNIYPLPSRVLFNGALSPSSLRWRRREVW; from the exons ATGTTCCGATTTCGACGGCGACGGAGCACAGTGGTGGCGGGACGTTCCTCCCGTGACGGCGGTTGGGCAGTGGCGAAGCTCCCACGAAGCCCCCTGTTCTCTCTCCTATACGCGTTTCCTCTCCCTCAGCTCAAACTGGCGGCGGATTCGACCCCATCGACGGCGGCGAGGGCTCGGGCCGAGGACAACGACGGCGAGGCTCGAGG CGACGGCGAGGCTCGAGGCGACGGCGGTGACTTCGCACAGCACAGTGGCGTGGCGGTGGTGCGACGTCAACAACAGAACATATATCCTCTCCCTTCTCGCGTTCTTTTCAATGgcgctctctctccctcttccctTCGATGGCGACGACGAGAAGTATGGTAG
- the LOC107644611 gene encoding uncharacterized protein LOC107644611 — protein sequence MTGLDLILGLDWLSRNHVLLDCFEVLEMRVRDEDIPKTAFRMRYDHYEYTERKLYTKLSKCEFWKSEVKFLGHVVSQQRIAVDPAKVEAVMDWGQPTSVTEIRSFLGLVGYYRRFIKGFSQLALPLTKLTRKDAPFVWTPECKETFQALKQRLTTAPVLVLPELSEPFEVYYDASLKGLGCVLMQHRNVVAYASR from the exons ATGACTGGTCTGGATCTCATTTTGGGACTGGATTGGTTGTCTAGAAATCATGTCTTGCTTGACTGTTTTGA GGTGTTAGAGATGAGGGTTAGAGATGAGGACATTCCAAAAACTGCTTTCAGAATGCGATACGATCACTATGAATACACG GAGAGAAAGTTGTACACCAAGTTATCTaaatgtgagttttggaagagtgaggtgaagtttcttGGTCATGTGGTAAGTCAACAAAGGATTGCTGTAGATCCTGCTAAGGTTGAAGCAGTAATGGACTGGGGGCAACCAACTTCTGTGACGGAGATTAGAAGTTTTCTTGGTTTAGTGGgttattaccgaaggttcatcaaagggtTTTCACAACTCGCTTTGCCTTTAACTAAGCTGACCAGAAAGGACGCGCCATTTGTCTGGACTCCTGAGTGCAAGGAAACTTTTCAAGCGTTGAAGCAAaggttgaccactgcacctgtgttagtgcTGCCTGAGCTGAGTGAACCATTTGAGGTATACTATGATGCATCACTGAAGGGTCTGGGGTGTGTGCTGATGCAGCACCGTAATGTCGTGGCATACGCCTCACGGTAG